The window GGCACCGAATTGATTGTTTTTTCCAAATCTTTCCTTTGTCTTGCAGAATAACCCATTGCAGGCAATAATTTACCGATATGCGGATAATCTCTGAATGTTTTCTTAATCTCGCCAACAACATACCTGCGCGGGTCAACAATTTGTTTAACGCCATGCTCACGTGCAGCTATTGTTCCTGCGCCATAAGTCATTCCGCCATGCGTTAGTGTTGGACCATCTTCAACAACTAAAACCTTTTTATCTTTTAACAGTTCAGGTTTATCAACAATAATTTTCAAAGCCGCCTGAATAACTAAAGCTTTCGGATTATATTTTTTAATATTCTCTAACACTGTCAAAATATCTCGTTTTGTGGCAGTATTAACTTTATTCACAATTATAATATGCGCCAGCCTTAAATTAATCTCTCCGGGGTAATAAGAAATTTCATCACCTGCTCTATGAGGGTCTACCACTACTATATGAATATCAGGTTTAAAAAATGGAAGATCATTATTTCCTCCGTCCCAAATAATTATATCAGCTTCTTTCTCTGCCGCGCGCAATACCCTTTCATAATCAACACCGGCATAAACCACTAATCCATTTTTAATGTGAGGTTCATACTCTTCACGTTCTTCAATTGTACAGTCATGTTTTTTCAAATCTTCATAAGTTTCAAATCTTTGAACAGTCTGTTTCAATAAA is drawn from Candidatus Woesearchaeota archaeon and contains these coding sequences:
- a CDS encoding GTPase, with amino-acid sequence MNNKSKFYKDKINVIIMGAAGRDFHNFNTYFRDNPYYDVVAFTATQIPNISGRKYPWQLAGKLYPKGILIYLETELNSLIKKLKVDYCYLSYSDLSYNYVMHKASEVIAAGSNFSLLGFHQTSLISNKQIISVCAVRTGAGKSSTTQKLSKFLKNKGLKVVVVRHPMPYGDLLKQTVQRFETYEDLKKHDCTIEEREEYEPHIKNGLVVYAGVDYERVLRAAEKEADIIIWDGGNNDLPFFKPDIHIVVVDPHRAGDEISYYPGEINLRLAHIIIVNKVNTATKRDILTVLENIKKYNPKALVIQAALKIIVDKPELLKDKKVLVVEDGPTLTHGGMTYGAGTIAAREHGVKQIVDPRRYVVGEIKKTFRDYPHIGKLLPAMGYSARQRKDLEKTINSVPCDVVIDATPIDLEKLVKIKKRIVTVDYVLDEIGTSLGEVVFQKLKKKSNFKKI